The sequence below is a genomic window from Schistocerca nitens isolate TAMUIC-IGC-003100 chromosome 4, iqSchNite1.1, whole genome shotgun sequence.
AATGGTGTTCTTTAGGAGACTAGATGATTCTGTTGAATAcattcataatttttatttcttaggtGCCATAGATTACggcttatatttattattattatattttttttacaataattatGAATTTTTCAGGATTGCAGTCAGCATGACAAAGAAGTCTTCATTTGCACATCAAACAATGAGGTGCAGTCAGATTATGATTCACTTGCATGTGAAAAGCATCACCTACATTCTCTGCAAAATGGATGGTTTCATCTTCTGTGCTATGTTACTGCTAATTCACCTTACTTGGGCCAATACTTCATTGAAATGAAGAAAATTGTTTCACTCCCAGTCCTGAATGCATTGGTGGAACAAAAGGAGAGAAAAAACAGTTTCTACAATGATGCCAACTTGCCATCAGATGCAGTAATCAGGAACAGTCAGTACATGTATGGGGAACCAATTAAGCTGATATGGAACATTGGTTCAGACTTTTCTCTCAGGTACAGCAGCTATTTTGAACTACCTCAAAATTTGTTAAGCATGGGTTGTGGGTCATGTGTTCTTTCACAGGAAGTAAAATACCTAGTTAATAGTAATGCAACATGTGTTAGGAAAATATCAAAAGAAACATGCAATAATAATATAAGTTCTTATTTGAGTGTTGCTCCATATGCTTTGTTAGGAGATGaggattttttcacagttcagttacCTGCTGTTGCAAAAGGTAAGTTTTCCACAGACTCAACAGAAACAAGAACGAAGTATGTATGTTTGAAAAATGGATCAGATTATGTGACATTTTCAAAGAATATATTCATGAAGGCTGCTGCTGAATCAGATTATCAAGTGAGTGATGCCTCCAATACTACTGATTGTGAAGATGTAAATGATCAGCTATTGTCTACTTTCTACAATGATTCAATAAATGTTTGTGGGAATGTGCTTGTTTCTGCTGATTATAATTTCATCTGGAAGGGTAGTGAGATAGTGATGTTAAATGTTGTATATATGTTGACTGATGTGTTCTTACCTGAAATATCAATGGGGAGAGGTAGAAAAGCACCAGCAGAAGGTGTGGGAACTACTAATATAAACAGTCCAATACTAAGTGATACAATAGAACTGTATGTCACACAATATTTCTCAGTCAGTTATAATTATTATTCATATAATTCATCTGCTTATAATGAAACTGAAACAAATTAATTACTTCCTGATTATTGCCTGTAGTAATGAGGGTAGTGAGTGATAGTTTCAATAATATTTCATATGATGAGACACTGGTGATATTATTCAATTGTTAATAAATTGCCAAGTTTGTGAATCTGTTGCCATCAATTTCGGTAATACAGTAAATACTAATTTCTGGTTTGGAAACAAATCTATAATCTTTTAGGATTTTCTTGTACTTTATGATTGGAAAACTGTTAGGGAAAGAAATGTAAATCAGTTTCCAAACCCAAGACCAACTGCTTATGTTACATAGTTTTAccacaatatttatttttcagtactGAAAAGGGAAGTGCTGTATCTTGAAGGTATTCTGAGAAGGAGTTTAGGGAGCAACTTCTGATACACTGCATATAATTTAATTGAAAGAAAGTAATGCAGAACAGTTACATGACACATAAAATCCGTTTACATAAAGAATGTTAGGAATAGCAGCAATGATAGAAAGATTTGCGTCTATCATGACTATAATTGGTTGAAAACTtcaaagcttatttgtgacatgATCATAATGAAACATATCACCACTGGCTCCTTCTTTTGTTATTCCgtattttctaaatgtttttaaaacactttGTACCTTAATTTGGCATGGTTCGTCATtgtacatctacatgtctactctgcaagTCATCTcgtgatgtgtggtggagggtagtgGGTGCATCATTCCCAACTGCCATtgtccctctcctgttccagtagTAAATAGTGTTTATGAAGAGCAACTATCAGTAAGCTCCTTCATAAATTCAAGTATCTTTTATTTAACTGCATTACTCATATTGTGAAGTATATGCAGTAGTAAATTATATTAGTTTGAGTTGTCTTGGAAAGAGTGCTCTTCAGATTTTAAAAATAAACCAATACGATACCCCTTTCTTGCTATATCAGGCACAAGAGAAGGGAGGAGCATCTGCATGACACTCTCACTGGAATGAATCTCTGATAAAACTTGCAGTTTGTGTGAATTTTCATCATTTCTCAATTAATCCTATCTTGTTGGTCTTCTAGACCAGCaaataatactaaaaaaaaaatgctcaaattaTGGTGCAGTAAATTACCTACTTTGTATCTCCAGTGTCCACATTGCTTGAGGAGCTGAATTTTATATGGTACATAATACACCAATAAAAGTAACTGCTTCATTCTTGGATTAACAGGAAATCATGTGTCTCTATAAGAAACATATGTTCTCTGACGAAATTTGTTGAGACAGAGGTACTACAAGGATCAGTTCTCGGACCATTCTTTTTCATAATTGCAATCAACAATTTGCCACATCATGTTCCGCATTActacatatgtagatgacacaAGAATAACTGCAACCCATCAAGACACACCAGTCTTACAAAAAAATGTCACTGGAATCACAAGAATCTGCAGTGAAATGGTTCTCCTCTAGCAAATTTTCTGTTAGAATTATCTAAAAATATAGGAAACAGAACAATTAAACCTACAGGATTCTATATTGACTCAAAGTTGACACAGAGAGGACACATCAGTCATATTTGCAAAAGAATATCATGGGTAAACTTAAGAGACATAGTTATTAGCACTTCCGAATATTTAAGACTGACATATTTTGGACTGTTCCAATCCCACAGTTCTTATGGACTGCTGGTATGGGGACTTTTTTCACATGTAAGTGATAtatagaagataaaaaaaaaatcacatgagaaatgtgTGGGGCTGGACTGAAAGACTATGCTTGACCTCTGTCAAGAAACCATAATGTAGTCACAACTGTAAGCCTGTGTTTCTGTATATGTATATAATCATTGCTACACATTAAACTGAAtgtaaaataatttcaaatcaGAGGAGATTCACCAGAACAACTCTTTGATGAAAATTAAACTGGGTATTCCAAGACAGAGACTGCTAAAAGTAGCCCCCTCACACAGAGCTAGCCCTCTAAAAATCTTTAATAAGCCACCACTCTCAGCATGGTCAATTTGTATTTATTGGGCTGAAAAATCTACTTTATAATATGACAGAATTT
It includes:
- the LOC126253223 gene encoding uncharacterized protein LOC126253223, encoding MYFETVYGFMIFYFCIEKVTALSYRPIDWSKAPIKSIYNKERMRYHPAYNEAIPALCDLTENCDICCSDPDCSQHDKEVFICTSNNEVQSDYDSLACEKHHLHSLQNGWFHLLCYVTANSPYLGQYFIEMKKIVSLPVLNALVEQKERKNSFYNDANLPSDAVIRNSQYMYGEPIKLIWNIGSDFSLRLNRNKNEVCMFEKWIRLCDIFKEYIHEGCC